In Xenorhabdus nematophila ATCC 19061, one DNA window encodes the following:
- a CDS encoding IS1634 family transposase, giving the protein MSLSEPAIKRLDHLGLVAAFCHEIGLPRMIDAILPKYAEHTVSHGEALLAMILNGLGFHSRTLHMCPDFFKHKPVERLIGAGIMAEHLNDDVLGRTLDALFDHGVSEIYQVIAEQVIDKLALKPDSIHLDITSFHVDGEYKLPDDDETKRIVLVKGYSGDHRPDLNQIVLQLICENQAGIPVYMQAMSGNTHDTKAFAETTKHHIGCLKAAQNSRYLIADAALYTQETLASLYQQNQKFITRVPLTIKEAKQHLLTVNTDQLQPVTEGYAGHWIESCYGGVPQRWLLVNSEAAMHREHQTFRKNTRISTEKELKQFEKLSKKSFSCGEDALQALRDFEAECQFIGIEAPKVQKIAVYKGRGRPAKGQQPDSMHYQLSASVYSHLEKVAYARLKVGMFILATNEMDDKALNMETLLANYKAQQKVERGFRFLKSPEFLTSAIYLKKPERIEALLMIMTCSLMVYAALEHKIRTGLKQNPPFYPDMKGKPTQSPTARWVFLTFEGISTFEFQEHRMVTGIQMYQNELLKILGQPYESFYS; this is encoded by the coding sequence ATGTCTCTCTCTGAACCTGCCATCAAACGTCTCGATCACCTCGGCCTTGTCGCCGCTTTTTGCCATGAGATCGGTTTACCCCGCATGATTGATGCCATTTTGCCTAAATATGCAGAGCATACGGTTTCTCATGGCGAGGCTCTTTTAGCAATGATCCTCAATGGGTTGGGTTTCCACAGTCGAACGCTCCATATGTGCCCTGATTTTTTTAAGCACAAACCCGTTGAACGCCTGATTGGGGCGGGAATTATGGCTGAACACCTCAATGATGATGTGCTCGGCCGCACGCTGGATGCCTTGTTTGACCACGGTGTCTCTGAAATTTATCAGGTTATCGCCGAGCAGGTTATTGATAAATTAGCCTTAAAACCCGATTCCATTCACCTTGATATCACGAGTTTTCACGTGGATGGTGAGTACAAACTCCCCGATGATGACGAGACAAAACGCATCGTTCTGGTGAAGGGGTACAGTGGTGATCACCGTCCTGACCTGAATCAGATTGTGCTGCAACTTATCTGTGAAAATCAGGCGGGGATCCCCGTATATATGCAGGCGATGAGCGGAAACACCCACGACACCAAAGCGTTTGCAGAGACGACGAAACATCACATTGGCTGCCTGAAAGCAGCCCAAAACAGCCGTTACCTGATTGCCGATGCCGCGCTTTATACCCAAGAGACCCTCGCCTCACTTTATCAACAAAATCAAAAATTTATTACCCGGGTTCCCTTAACCATTAAAGAGGCAAAACAGCACCTGCTGACGGTGAATACCGACCAGTTACAACCGGTTACGGAAGGTTATGCCGGTCATTGGATTGAATCTTGCTACGGGGGCGTTCCACAGCGCTGGTTACTGGTCAACAGTGAAGCAGCAATGCATCGTGAACATCAGACTTTCAGGAAAAATACGCGGATTTCGACGGAAAAAGAACTGAAACAGTTCGAAAAACTCAGCAAAAAGTCGTTTTCCTGTGGTGAAGATGCCTTGCAGGCATTGCGTGACTTCGAAGCAGAATGCCAGTTTATCGGCATTGAGGCCCCCAAAGTTCAAAAAATCGCGGTGTATAAGGGGCGAGGCCGCCCGGCTAAAGGCCAACAACCCGATAGTATGCATTATCAGCTTTCTGCCTCGGTCTATAGCCATCTGGAGAAAGTGGCTTATGCCCGCCTCAAAGTCGGTATGTTTATTCTGGCGACGAATGAAATGGACGATAAGGCGCTGAATATGGAAACTCTGCTGGCTAATTACAAAGCGCAACAAAAAGTCGAGCGGGGTTTCCGTTTCCTGAAAAGTCCGGAGTTTCTGACCTCAGCGATTTATTTGAAAAAGCCAGAACGTATCGAAGCGTTATTAATGATAATGACATGCAGTTTAATGGTTTATGCCGCACTGGAGCATAAGATCCGCACCGGACTGAAGCAAAATCCCCCGTTCTATCCCGATATGAAAGGTAAACCCACCCAATCTCCCACGGCACGTTGGGTGTTTTTAACCTTCGAAGGGATTAGTACTTTCGAGTTTCAGGAACACCGTATGGTGACGGGAATACAGATGTATCAAAATGAACTGCTGAAAATATTGGGGCAACCCTATGAATCATTTTATTCCTGA
- a CDS encoding IS982 family transposase, with translation MSQQDFIIWVFCWVDDNLTQLQQGVRFRSRGLPPKLSDAEVITMEVIGEFLGFSTDKGIWTYFCHHWRDWFPGLGSRANFAKQAANLWVVKQKLQEKLAILLGAFDRPVHIIDGFPLPVCGFKRAKGCANFKGQADYGYCAAKNETYYGFKGHLMIDEIGVVTGLTLTPANVSEREATGDVIGSIKGCLLGDKGYLGVEFKQEMKAEGIEMITPVRANMADPIPRKTRRVINAKRRLIETVIGQLAGQFAIEKCWARDLWHLSNRIARKLLSHTLGIFANFKQGKIQRDWLQQANVIGC, from the coding sequence ATGTCACAGCAAGATTTTATCATTTGGGTGTTTTGTTGGGTAGATGACAATTTAACGCAGTTACAACAAGGTGTGCGATTCAGAAGCCGAGGGCTCCCACCTAAATTGAGTGATGCGGAAGTCATCACGATGGAAGTGATTGGTGAATTCTTAGGATTTTCAACAGATAAAGGGATTTGGACGTATTTTTGTCATCATTGGCGCGACTGGTTTCCGGGGTTAGGTTCACGGGCCAACTTTGCCAAACAGGCCGCTAACCTTTGGGTTGTCAAACAAAAACTGCAAGAGAAGTTGGCGATATTATTGGGCGCATTCGACAGACCGGTCCATATTATCGACGGATTTCCGCTGCCCGTCTGTGGATTCAAGAGAGCAAAAGGCTGTGCCAATTTCAAAGGACAAGCCGATTATGGGTACTGCGCCGCCAAAAACGAAACTTACTACGGCTTCAAAGGACATCTCATGATAGATGAAATCGGCGTGGTAACCGGGTTGACACTGACGCCCGCCAATGTCAGTGAGCGTGAAGCAACCGGGGATGTGATCGGCTCGATAAAAGGCTGTTTGCTCGGCGATAAAGGGTATTTAGGTGTTGAATTTAAACAGGAAATGAAGGCAGAGGGTATTGAAATGATTACCCCAGTGCGAGCCAATATGGCTGACCCCATCCCCAGAAAAACGAGAAGGGTCATTAACGCCAAACGCCGTTTAATTGAAACCGTGATTGGTCAACTCGCCGGACAATTTGCTATCGAGAAGTGCTGGGCACGGGATTTGTGGCATTTGAGTAATCGAATTGCCAGAAAACTGCTTTCTCACACGTTGGGTATTTTTGCCAATTTTAAACAAGGTAAAATTCAACGCGACTGGCTTCAACAAGCCAACGTTATAGGATGTTAA
- a CDS encoding FAD/NAD(P)-binding protein, translated as MICNTSVGSISVVPNNQNDFLLFLISIGKFVTVDDFVPRYLVDLYIKNRYELFHEIALSKGIKINHIKEKVQCINYSYSPYTIKTENKKEYLTDAVVVCSGYSNNRFLSIFEKHIKQETFYVSPYPLKNVMERLSKNSNVLIIGSKLSAIETPIQLAKNKHIVTMLSPSGELPAVRGHTVPLRTNILRKNSLEKMDFRDLNLGKK; from the coding sequence ATGATTTGTAATACTTCAGTAGGTAGTATTAGCGTTGTTCCTAATAATCAAAATGATTTTTTATTATTTTTAATCTCTATTGGTAAGTTTGTTACTGTAGATGATTTTGTTCCTCGTTATTTAGTTGATTTATATATTAAAAATAGGTATGAGTTATTTCATGAGATAGCTTTAAGTAAAGGGATTAAAATAAATCACATTAAAGAAAAGGTTCAATGTATTAATTATAGTTACTCTCCTTATACGATTAAGACAGAAAATAAAAAGGAGTATTTAACTGATGCAGTAGTTGTTTGTTCTGGATATTCAAATAATAGATTTCTATCAATTTTTGAAAAACATATAAAACAAGAAACCTTTTATGTTAGTCCATATCCATTAAAAAATGTAATGGAAAGATTATCTAAAAATTCAAATGTGTTAATTATAGGTTCTAAGTTATCCGCTATAGAGACACCTATTCAACTTGCAAAAAATAAACATATTGTAACAATGTTATCACCCTCTGGTGAATTACCCGCAGTTAGAGGACATACAGTTCCATTAAGGACAAATATATTAAGGAAGAATAGTTTAGAAAAAATGGATTTCAGAGATCTAAATTTAGGAAAAAAATAG
- a CDS encoding ISAs1-like element ISXne3 family transposase — protein MTLIEHLSVVKETRSDINRQYDLVDVIFLVVSAIMAGAEGWQNIETYGRAKIKWLREYRTFLHGIPRRHTIARILQAIELDSLLEALLNWVNEQREQDGKPVIAFDGKVLRRAYRNEKKNAVQLVTAYDTERGLVLSQKATATKNGEISVVRQMLDILNLKGSIVTLDALHCQRETLQKISEKKAHVVVQVKKNQPRLWDAVQSQFQCVFDAGKEKIITEIKQEAHGRREERYVFQLKPQFTPDIAERWPTIRSIIAVERHRSENGKGTVDTSYYVSSISPRHKSLGHYIRQHWRIENSQHYILDVVFKEDDSRIILDGAIENLALFRRIVLNMVKQCDCGAPSQRNKLKKAGWSDDYRAQVFFG, from the coding sequence ATGACCCTGATTGAACATTTATCCGTTGTGAAAGAAACCCGCTCTGATATCAACCGTCAGTATGATCTGGTTGATGTTATTTTCCTCGTTGTCAGTGCCATTATGGCTGGTGCCGAAGGCTGGCAAAACATTGAGACTTATGGCCGAGCCAAAATTAAGTGGCTGAGAGAATACCGTACCTTTCTCCATGGGATACCCCGTCGACATACCATTGCAAGAATACTGCAAGCTATCGAGCTGGATTCTTTACTGGAAGCTTTACTGAACTGGGTTAATGAACAGCGTGAGCAGGATGGTAAACCGGTTATCGCCTTTGACGGAAAAGTCCTGCGACGGGCTTACCGGAATGAAAAGAAAAACGCTGTCCAGCTGGTCACCGCGTATGATACCGAACGGGGATTAGTGCTGAGCCAGAAAGCCACGGCCACAAAAAATGGTGAAATCAGTGTCGTCCGTCAAATGTTGGATATCCTCAATCTGAAAGGCAGTATTGTGACACTTGATGCCCTGCATTGTCAGCGTGAAACCCTGCAAAAAATCAGTGAAAAGAAAGCCCACGTCGTTGTTCAGGTGAAGAAAAACCAGCCCCGTCTGTGGGATGCCGTTCAGTCTCAGTTTCAGTGTGTGTTTGATGCAGGAAAAGAAAAAATTATCACTGAAATTAAACAAGAAGCGCATGGCCGCCGGGAAGAACGTTATGTGTTTCAACTCAAGCCGCAATTTACCCCTGATATAGCGGAAAGGTGGCCGACCATTCGCAGTATTATTGCGGTCGAACGACATCGGTCAGAAAACGGCAAAGGCACAGTAGATACCTCCTACTATGTCAGTTCTATTTCTCCCCGACACAAGTCATTAGGGCACTACATTCGCCAGCATTGGCGCATTGAGAATAGCCAGCATTACATCCTTGATGTCGTTTTCAAAGAGGATGATTCACGTATTATTCTCGATGGGGCCATTGAAAATTTGGCGTTATTCCGGCGTATCGTGTTGAACATGGTCAAACAATGTGATTGTGGGGCACCCAGCCAACGAAATAAACTTAAAAAAGCCGGCTGGAGTGATGATTATCGTGCACAAGTTTTCTTTGGATGA
- a CDS encoding IS110 family transposase, which translates to MEQVIGIDLAKRVFQLHIVSPLGKTIKNTVIMREKLTEFIAQQPPSKIVMEACGSANYWSRQFKRFGHEVKQISPQYVAPFRMGSKNDKNDAVAIVEADRRPGMRYVPEKTQEQPDIQCLHRVRQRLMKNRTALINQIRGLGLEYGIAIPESAHKVEQCLPDYLENAENDLTPLSRELFQELLRELKEQQQRLNVPDKRLDQLNAQQEDIRRLLTLPGIGPLGASALMVALGDSTHFKNGRHFASYLGRVPREHSSGGKVRLLGITKRGDSYLRGILIHGARSVVYRVQKLPEEQCNGLQRWLKGVIARSGSNKAAVALANKNARIAWALVNQQSVYEAR; encoded by the coding sequence ATGGAACAAGTTATCGGAATTGATCTGGCAAAGCGAGTGTTTCAATTACATATTGTGTCTCCACTCGGAAAAACAATTAAAAATACGGTGATTATGCGTGAGAAACTCACTGAATTCATTGCTCAACAACCCCCTTCAAAAATCGTGATGGAGGCGTGTGGCAGCGCAAATTATTGGAGCCGCCAATTTAAACGCTTTGGTCATGAGGTGAAGCAAATCAGCCCCCAATATGTCGCCCCGTTCAGAATGGGCAGCAAGAATGATAAAAACGATGCTGTGGCTATTGTGGAAGCCGACCGTCGTCCGGGAATGCGTTATGTCCCGGAAAAAACGCAGGAACAACCGGATATTCAGTGTTTGCACCGGGTTCGCCAGCGGCTCATGAAAAACAGAACGGCACTGATTAATCAAATCCGGGGACTGGGCTTAGAATATGGCATTGCCATACCGGAAAGTGCCCACAAGGTTGAGCAATGTTTGCCTGACTATCTGGAAAACGCGGAAAATGACCTGACGCCGTTGAGCCGTGAATTATTTCAGGAACTCTTGCGTGAACTCAAAGAACAACAGCAGCGCCTGAACGTGCCGGATAAACGCCTCGACCAGCTGAATGCGCAACAAGAAGATATCCGTCGTTTGCTAACACTGCCGGGTATCGGCCCGTTGGGGGCATCGGCTCTGATGGTCGCTTTGGGCGACAGCACGCACTTCAAAAATGGCCGCCATTTTGCCAGTTATCTGGGGCGGGTGCCAAGAGAGCATAGCAGTGGTGGTAAAGTCAGGTTATTGGGTATCACAAAACGCGGGGATAGCTATTTGCGGGGAATACTGATCCACGGTGCCCGTTCAGTGGTGTATCGGGTACAAAAACTCCCCGAGGAACAATGTAATGGATTACAACGCTGGTTAAAAGGCGTGATAGCCCGCAGCGGGAGCAATAAAGCGGCAGTGGCACTGGCGAATAAAAATGCCCGCATTGCGTGGGCCTTAGTTAACCAACAATCGGTTTATGAAGCACGGTGA
- a CDS encoding ribonuclease T2 family protein — protein sequence MSQKPGLDAVTDPTVTRCIVHQFGGAFLVWCQMNFQGGKHDLVWIRNQASSMAIGINENGVIIMRFIKLLPFPKALPLVLAFIASGCITSPGSAEQVKLMAAASCIVPAQPTANYDYDASTDPYGQNDQASTDYFKLAINYSPAFCAHKKKGIKRLENEGKKEKARYEYEKFKLQCFSDNKFGWILHGLWAETCDGKSMEACHDWAEIRKHPRLCKGDLPALNYQTIKPYLCTSPGIDLLQAEWEKHGACAFDTAENFFSKQQELFNRLVLPEDRPSNKKLVQFLKKHNPVLKGKHIQIAHDEFYICYSKNFEVIDCPKPEY from the coding sequence ATGAGCCAGAAGCCCGGCCTTGATGCGGTCACAGACCCGACTGTCACGCGTTGTATTGTGCATCAATTCGGGGGGGCATTTTTGGTCTGGTGTCAGATGAATTTTCAGGGTGGCAAGCATGATTTGGTTTGGATAAGAAATCAAGCATCTTCAATGGCGATTGGTATAAATGAAAATGGAGTTATCATTATGCGTTTTATAAAATTGTTACCTTTTCCAAAAGCATTGCCTCTCGTTTTAGCATTCATCGCATCAGGATGCATCACTTCTCCTGGATCGGCCGAACAGGTTAAATTGATGGCGGCGGCTTCCTGCATAGTGCCGGCACAGCCGACGGCTAATTACGATTATGATGCCAGCACCGATCCTTATGGTCAGAACGATCAAGCCTCAACTGACTATTTTAAGCTGGCAATTAACTATTCCCCTGCATTTTGTGCTCACAAAAAGAAAGGCATAAAACGCCTGGAGAATGAGGGGAAAAAAGAAAAAGCACGGTACGAATATGAAAAATTCAAACTGCAATGTTTCTCTGACAATAAATTTGGCTGGATACTGCATGGATTATGGGCGGAGACCTGCGATGGAAAATCCATGGAAGCGTGCCACGACTGGGCAGAGATTCGTAAACATCCCCGTTTATGTAAAGGCGATTTGCCCGCGTTAAATTACCAAACTATCAAGCCTTACCTGTGTACTTCTCCCGGTATTGATTTACTGCAAGCGGAATGGGAAAAACACGGTGCTTGTGCTTTCGATACAGCAGAAAACTTTTTCAGCAAACAGCAGGAACTCTTCAACCGTTTAGTGCTGCCGGAAGATCGTCCGTCGAATAAGAAGCTGGTTCAATTCCTGAAAAAACATAATCCTGTGCTAAAAGGCAAGCATATTCAGATTGCTCATGATGAATTTTATATCTGTTACAGTAAAAACTTTGAAGTGATTGATTGCCCGAAACCTGAATATTAA
- a CDS encoding IS110 family transposase — protein sequence MTKTICIGIDVAKASLEIALGAQGTVMTYPNTPEGHDELTVTLANYAIDLVVLEATGGYEVPVACVLQTLGLAVAIVNPRQARDFAKAMGNLAKTDKIDAQVLAQLALVLSQRTDRDKIVRILPSAQQRVLQAMIARRRQLVVLSISERQRLGNCHPDIRESITLMISFIQEQLKVIESALSNHIKTFHRAKLDLLSTVKGVGPATIATLIADVPALGKLTRREISALIGVAPFNRDSGFFRGKRTIFGGRAMVRRMLYMATLTAIRFNPVLCTFYKRLTEAGKPNKVAIVACMRKLLVILNAMIKTNKPWDESFHTV from the coding sequence ATGACTAAAACGATTTGTATCGGTATTGATGTTGCCAAAGCTTCACTTGAAATTGCACTTGGTGCTCAGGGAACCGTAATGACATATCCAAATACCCCTGAAGGCCATGATGAACTCACGGTGACACTCGCTAACTATGCAATTGATTTAGTTGTATTAGAAGCAACAGGGGGTTATGAGGTACCCGTCGCCTGTGTTTTGCAGACTCTGGGGCTGGCTGTTGCCATCGTTAATCCCCGACAAGCCCGTGACTTTGCTAAGGCAATGGGTAACTTAGCCAAAACCGATAAAATAGATGCTCAGGTGCTGGCACAGTTAGCTCTGGTTTTATCTCAACGAACAGACCGGGATAAAATAGTCAGGATATTGCCCTCTGCTCAGCAACGAGTCTTGCAAGCCATGATCGCACGTCGTCGCCAATTGGTCGTACTTTCCATCTCAGAACGCCAAAGGTTGGGGAATTGCCATCCAGACATTCGAGAAAGCATCACCTTAATGATCAGCTTCATACAGGAACAGCTTAAGGTCATTGAGTCGGCATTATCTAACCATATAAAAACATTTCATCGCGCCAAACTTGATTTATTATCTACAGTAAAAGGCGTTGGGCCTGCCACAATAGCCACTTTGATCGCTGATGTACCGGCGTTGGGTAAGTTAACACGCCGGGAAATTAGTGCCTTGATTGGTGTTGCACCGTTTAATCGAGATTCTGGATTTTTCCGGGGGAAACGAACAATCTTTGGAGGAAGAGCAATGGTGCGTCGAATGCTCTATATGGCCACGTTAACGGCAATTAGATTTAACCCCGTTCTCTGCACTTTCTACAAGAGATTGACCGAAGCAGGCAAGCCAAACAAAGTCGCCATCGTTGCGTGTATGCGTAAATTACTGGTCATTCTCAATGCAATGATAAAAACCAATAAACCGTGGGACGAATCATTCCACACGGTGTAA
- a CDS encoding aminotransferase class I/II-fold pyridoxal phosphate-dependent enzyme translates to MSNYDSDNIYVGNGAADVIFKILSVLDINSVTFSTPCFDGFKYMIQALNLSENSISLFDDGNQNFNGLINSNLFDIVILCNPHNPTGELLSLSKLDELLRCFPKNKYIILDEVYIDYTKNNVDSLSLLEKYNNLIIVRSFSKSFGLAGLRIGYCISNKKIINALKNKTVPYNINSISSVAACSALNNICKI, encoded by the coding sequence ATATCCAATTACGATAGCGATAATATTTATGTTGGAAATGGAGCTGCTGATGTTATATTTAAGATATTGAGTGTATTGGATATTAATAGTGTTACATTTTCAACACCATGTTTTGATGGGTTTAAATACATGATACAAGCTTTAAATTTAAGTGAAAACTCAATTTCTTTATTTGATGATGGCAATCAAAATTTCAATGGATTAATAAATTCAAATTTGTTTGATATAGTTATACTATGTAACCCTCATAATCCAACGGGGGAATTATTATCGTTGAGTAAATTGGATGAATTACTAAGATGTTTCCCTAAAAATAAATATATTATACTGGATGAAGTTTATATAGACTATACAAAAAACAATGTTGATTCTCTATCTTTATTAGAAAAATATAATAATTTAATAATAGTTAGATCATTTTCTAAATCTTTCGGATTGGCTGGGTTAAGAATTGGCTATTGCATTTCAAATAAGAAAATCATAAACGCATTAAAGAACAAAACAGTACCATATAATATAAACTCTATATCTAGTGTTGCTGCTTGTTCTGCGTTAAATAATATATGTAAAATATAA
- a CDS encoding alpha/beta fold hydrolase, translating to MKEISCNGSTVKYRIHAAKSTENAEKIMFLHGTNSDGNSSFSNVKNEFIDKLDVVIPDYAGCGESTLPCSLDVEGLADQIISIIENCNFDKPIHLVGISLGAVVAAKRPSFVNKLILTAPWASSDDIRFTFMFKTWYELELKDKRMATAFGLSHVLSPKKLSDLSNETIDMICNKESKNIEERIKIGLNINITEYLKEIKSPTLVLGLSYDNLIPTYMVKKVSSLIPNSIYDEIESGHAVQIENPSIWIDKIKEFIEY from the coding sequence ATGAAAGAGATAAGTTGTAATGGTTCAACCGTTAAATATAGAATTCATGCTGCTAAAAGCACAGAAAATGCTGAAAAAATAATGTTCTTGCATGGGACAAATAGTGATGGAAACAGTAGTTTCTCTAATGTAAAAAATGAATTTATAGATAAACTAGATGTCGTTATTCCTGATTATGCAGGCTGTGGAGAATCTACATTACCATGTTCATTGGATGTTGAAGGATTAGCAGATCAAATTATATCTATAATAGAAAATTGTAATTTTGATAAACCTATCCATTTAGTGGGTATTTCTTTAGGGGCTGTTGTTGCTGCTAAGAGACCTTCGTTTGTCAATAAGTTAATTTTAACTGCACCTTGGGCATCTAGCGATGATATCCGTTTTACTTTCATGTTTAAAACTTGGTATGAATTAGAATTAAAAGATAAACGAATGGCAACTGCGTTTGGTTTATCTCATGTTCTTAGCCCTAAAAAATTGTCAGATCTTTCAAATGAAACAATTGATATGATATGTAATAAAGAATCAAAAAACATTGAGGAAAGAATAAAAATCGGACTGAATATAAATATAACTGAATATTTGAAGGAAATAAAGTCTCCTACATTAGTCTTAGGATTATCTTATGATAATTTAATACCAACATATATGGTTAAAAAAGTAAGTTCATTGATACCTAACAGTATATATGATGAAATTGAAAGCGGACATGCGGTTCAAATTGAAAATCCATCAATATGGATAGATAAGATAAAAGAATTTATAGAATATTAA
- the dnaJ gene encoding molecular chaperone DnaJ produces MAKKDYYEVLGVSKTADEKEIKKAYKRLAMKYHPDRNQGDKEAESKFKEIKEAYEILTDAQKRAAYDQYGHAAFEHGGMGGGAGGGADFGDIFGDVFGDIFGGGRRQQRASRGSDLRYNMELTLEEAVRGVTKEIRIPTLESCDSCHGSGAKSGTSPETCPTCRGAGQVQMRQGFFAVQQPCPQCHGRGKIIKDPCGKCHGHGRVEKYKTLSVKIPAGVDTGDRIRLGGEGEAGEHGAPAGDLYVQVQVKTHHIFERDGSNLYCEVPINFATAALGGEIEVPTLDGRVSLKIPAETQTAKLFRMKGKGVKSVRGGAQGDLLCRVVVETPVKLNEEQKELMRKLGESFGGKSGENNSPRSKSFLDGVKKFFDDLRK; encoded by the coding sequence ATGGCAAAAAAAGACTATTACGAAGTTTTGGGAGTTTCCAAAACCGCAGACGAAAAAGAGATCAAAAAAGCCTATAAACGACTGGCAATGAAATATCATCCTGACCGTAATCAGGGTGATAAAGAAGCAGAAAGTAAATTCAAAGAGATTAAAGAAGCCTATGAGATCCTGACAGATGCTCAGAAGCGTGCTGCTTATGACCAATATGGTCATGCTGCCTTTGAACATGGCGGCATGGGTGGTGGTGCCGGTGGCGGAGCTGACTTTGGCGATATCTTTGGTGACGTTTTCGGAGATATTTTCGGTGGTGGCCGTCGTCAGCAGCGTGCAAGCCGCGGTTCAGACCTGCGTTACAATATGGAACTGACACTGGAAGAAGCTGTCCGTGGTGTGACCAAAGAGATCCGCATTCCTACACTGGAATCCTGTGATAGCTGCCACGGCAGCGGAGCGAAATCAGGCACAAGCCCAGAAACCTGCCCAACCTGTCGCGGTGCAGGTCAAGTGCAAATGCGCCAAGGATTCTTCGCGGTTCAGCAGCCTTGTCCTCAGTGTCATGGACGCGGAAAAATCATCAAAGATCCTTGCGGTAAATGTCATGGACACGGTCGTGTTGAAAAATACAAAACCCTGTCTGTTAAAATTCCGGCAGGCGTTGATACCGGTGATCGTATTCGCTTGGGTGGTGAAGGTGAAGCAGGCGAACATGGCGCCCCGGCGGGTGATTTGTATGTACAGGTTCAGGTCAAGACTCACCATATCTTCGAGCGTGATGGCAGCAACCTCTATTGTGAAGTCCCAATCAACTTCGCAACTGCGGCATTGGGTGGCGAAATTGAGGTCCCTACTCTTGATGGCCGTGTCAGCCTGAAAATCCCTGCGGAAACTCAGACTGCCAAGCTGTTCCGCATGAAAGGCAAAGGTGTTAAATCTGTCCGCGGCGGTGCACAAGGTGACTTGTTATGCCGTGTTGTCGTAGAAACACCGGTTAAACTGAACGAAGAGCAGAAAGAGCTGATGCGCAAATTGGGTGAATCTTTTGGCGGAAAAAGTGGTGAAAACAATAGCCCCCGCTCTAAAAGCTTCCTTGATGGCGTAAAGAAATTTTTTGATGATCTGAGAAAGTAA
- a CDS encoding IS630 family transposase: MPILSPIPRNERRQMRRIAQKTQNKKYAIRIMAILLLYQGKLVSLVAEELCTAPSSVWRWIKNFRTYGRIGLENKPAGRRQRWNFTSILPLVFYLLELSPQQLGYIRYRWSLDLFIKQIRKFANITLSISTLYRFLCKNRIVWRRAAPTLKQPDPEYEEKMARINQALLQASKEKPVFYEDEVDIHFNPKIGSDWYFKGQQKRIITPGQNQKYYLAGCLNAQTREIFYTGYGRKNSQLFINMLEELKRYHPNAKTLTIILDNYKIHSSRLVEAWLEQNPTVKLLFLPVYSPWLNKIERLWQSLHETVTWNHHCQYMWQLIKKVKIFLNADSESNWKGIRNMTVS, from the coding sequence ATGCCTATCTTATCACCTATCCCTCGCAATGAACGACGTCAGATGAGAAGAATTGCCCAAAAAACGCAGAATAAAAAATACGCCATCCGGATCATGGCCATCCTCCTGCTTTATCAGGGAAAATTGGTCTCTCTCGTTGCCGAAGAACTGTGTACTGCCCCATCTTCTGTGTGGCGTTGGATAAAGAATTTTAGAACATATGGCCGGATAGGATTAGAAAACAAACCCGCGGGTCGTCGTCAGCGATGGAATTTTACCTCTATTTTGCCTTTAGTTTTTTATTTACTGGAACTTTCACCCCAGCAGTTGGGTTATATCCGTTATCGTTGGAGTCTGGATCTTTTCATCAAACAAATCAGGAAGTTCGCCAATATAACACTTTCAATCAGTACACTTTACCGATTTCTCTGTAAAAACAGGATAGTCTGGCGACGCGCAGCTCCCACACTCAAGCAACCTGATCCTGAATATGAAGAAAAAATGGCACGGATTAATCAGGCGTTATTGCAGGCATCAAAAGAAAAACCTGTGTTTTATGAAGATGAAGTCGATATCCATTTCAATCCCAAAATCGGCTCGGATTGGTACTTCAAAGGTCAGCAAAAACGGATTATCACCCCGGGCCAAAATCAAAAATATTACCTCGCGGGTTGCCTGAATGCCCAAACCAGAGAAATTTTTTATACGGGTTATGGGAGGAAAAATTCTCAATTATTTATCAATATGTTAGAGGAATTAAAACGATATCATCCTAACGCAAAAACACTGACAATCATTTTAGACAACTACAAAATTCATTCCAGCCGATTGGTCGAGGCTTGGTTGGAGCAAAATCCGACAGTGAAGCTATTATTTCTTCCCGTCTATTCTCCCTGGCTGAATAAAATTGAACGTTTGTGGCAATCATTGCATGAAACGGTCACATGGAATCATCATTGCCAATATATGTGGCAGCTCATCAAAAAAGTGAAGATTTTTTTGAATGCTGATTCAGAAAGTAACTGGAAAGGAATAAGAAATATGACAGTCTCATAA